In one window of Verrucomicrobiota bacterium DNA:
- a CDS encoding DUF1501 domain-containing protein, which translates to MLTFQDHFRQAGRWRRRQFLRAGGLGLGGLTLGDWFATRAATAAAKTSPLKDRSVIFLFMHGGPSQFETFDPKMDAPSTIRSATGEIKTTLPGVTFGSTFTQLARLAHKFSIVRSFVTGDGNHDIKPVLGADTLRANMGSLYSSIAGLSRRDTAMPTNVTLFPRSVDPKAQAAVTEFGNFEGTGELSRTLAPFVPGSGAGLQGDMRLNLPEGRFHDRRALLGALDDWKRWADARGAVEGFSAYQQQAFDALHRGVSDAFDWSREDPRLVERYDTAPLLPRERISPQWKNIDHYATNALTLGRQLLLARRLCERGVGFVTVTTSFIWDMHADENNAPMTVGMEYVGRPFDHAVSAFIEDVEARGLSEKILLVCCGEMGRTPAINKHGGRDHWGNLAPLLLYGGGLKMGRVIGQSSRDGGEPASDAVTMKDLLATIMHTLLDIGEVRLMPGIPQRVVEAMTRGEPIRGLV; encoded by the coding sequence ATGCTGACGTTCCAAGATCACTTCCGTCAGGCGGGCCGCTGGCGTCGACGCCAGTTCCTGCGCGCGGGCGGGCTTGGGTTGGGTGGATTGACCTTGGGCGATTGGTTCGCCACCCGTGCGGCCACCGCCGCGGCGAAGACCTCCCCTCTCAAGGATCGCTCGGTCATCTTCCTCTTCATGCATGGCGGACCGTCCCAGTTCGAGACGTTCGATCCCAAGATGGACGCGCCCTCGACCATCCGCAGCGCCACGGGTGAGATCAAGACGACTCTCCCCGGCGTCACCTTTGGCAGCACCTTCACCCAACTGGCCCGGCTCGCACACAAGTTCAGCATCGTCCGCTCCTTCGTCACCGGCGACGGAAACCACGACATCAAACCGGTCCTCGGCGCGGACACACTGCGCGCCAACATGGGTTCGCTTTACTCCAGCATCGCCGGACTGTCGCGCCGCGACACCGCGATGCCGACGAACGTCACCCTGTTCCCGCGCTCCGTGGACCCGAAGGCGCAGGCGGCGGTGACCGAATTCGGCAACTTCGAGGGCACAGGCGAACTCAGCCGCACCTTGGCTCCGTTCGTGCCCGGCTCGGGCGCGGGACTGCAGGGGGACATGCGGCTGAATCTTCCGGAAGGCCGCTTCCACGACCGCCGCGCTTTGCTCGGCGCGCTCGACGACTGGAAGCGCTGGGCTGACGCCCGTGGCGCGGTCGAGGGCTTCAGCGCCTACCAGCAACAGGCCTTCGACGCCCTGCACCGCGGGGTGTCCGACGCCTTCGATTGGTCTCGCGAAGACCCGCGTCTCGTCGAACGTTACGACACCGCACCGCTCCTGCCGCGCGAGCGCATCAGCCCACAGTGGAAGAACATCGATCACTACGCCACGAACGCGCTCACGCTCGGCCGTCAGTTGCTCCTGGCCCGTCGGCTGTGCGAGCGCGGCGTGGGCTTCGTCACCGTCACCACCAGCTTCATCTGGGACATGCACGCCGATGAAAACAACGCTCCGATGACCGTGGGCATGGAGTATGTCGGCAGGCCGTTCGACCACGCGGTGTCGGCGTTCATCGAGGATGTCGAGGCGCGCGGCCTGAGCGAAAAAATCCTGCTGGTCTGTTGCGGCGAGATGGGCCGCACGCCGGCCATCAACAAGCACGGCGGACGCGATCACTGGGGCAATCTCGCTCCGCTCCTCCTCTACGGCGGCGGGTTGAAGATGGGCCGCGTCATCGGCCAGTCCTCGCGCGACGGCGGCGAACCGGCGTCGGACGCGGTGACGATGAAAGACTTGCTCGCCACCATCATGCACACGCTGCTGGACATCGGCGAGGTCCGGCTGATGCCGGGCATCCCCCAGCGCGTCGTCGAGGCGATGACGCGAGGAGAACCGATTCGGGGATTGGTGTGA
- a CDS encoding c-type cytochrome gives MTSIPGVVAAGDSGSAPPSKASRDADWPVYLGNKERSLYSTLQQIHRTNVAQLKVAWTYDTGEKGEYQANNLIIRGVLYTATPSRRIIALEAATGRELWIWNPSSEKPGSAGARQRGLVYWENASGGEQRLLTAAGPYLFALDPKSGTLIRDFGQNGSVRLGASIDPQNPPNVSLNTPGIIHKDLLILGGVGGPGAVRALDVRTGERRWIFHLIPRPGEFGHDTWPPEAYKTATGLMPWPGQSLDEKRGIVYVATKTAEPDFYGGERHGMNLFANCLVALDAATGKRLWHFQIVHHDLLDKDLPCPPVLLTVTHRGRKIDAVAQGTKHGLLFVFNRVTGEPLWPVEERAVPQSTLRGEQSWPTQPFPTMPPPLMRQQYTEAEVSNISPETEIMTRDRIRASPNFGPFPAPSLNETIMFPGFDGGMEWGGGAADPEGNYYVNINEMPWILQMVETRHADGSPLARGEREYMLYCAACHGLDKTGNLAGGFPPLIDVIKRRPRDQIALITKQGAGRMPAFDMIPELQREAILDYVLGESPAPAPQGAEAAAAAKKKGPEYAFGGFRRWLDPSGYPAIRPPWGTLNAVDLNTGQIKWKVPLGEYRELTARGIPPTGTENYGGPVVTAGGLLFIGASADETMRAFDTRTGNVLWQASLPFSGNATPSTYMVQGRQFVVISAGGGKSGRPAGGHLVAFALPEPLTRP, from the coding sequence ATGACGTCGATCCCTGGCGTTGTCGCCGCGGGGGATTCCGGCAGTGCCCCACCCTCCAAAGCATCGCGCGACGCCGACTGGCCCGTTTATCTCGGGAACAAGGAGCGAAGCCTCTATTCCACTCTGCAGCAGATTCATCGAACCAATGTGGCTCAATTAAAGGTCGCATGGACCTATGACACCGGGGAGAAGGGCGAGTATCAGGCGAACAATCTCATCATTCGGGGCGTGCTCTACACGGCGACCCCAAGCCGGCGCATCATTGCTTTGGAGGCGGCCACGGGCCGCGAGCTTTGGATTTGGAATCCTTCCTCGGAAAAACCAGGCAGCGCCGGGGCGCGACAACGCGGCCTCGTCTATTGGGAGAATGCATCCGGCGGCGAACAGCGACTGCTAACTGCCGCAGGCCCCTATCTGTTTGCTCTCGATCCGAAGTCCGGCACGCTGATCCGCGATTTCGGCCAGAATGGGTCGGTTCGACTCGGGGCGTCCATCGATCCCCAGAATCCACCGAACGTCAGTCTGAACACGCCCGGGATCATACATAAGGATCTGTTGATCCTGGGCGGCGTGGGCGGACCGGGAGCCGTCCGGGCGCTGGACGTCCGCACCGGCGAGCGGCGCTGGATCTTTCATCTGATTCCCCGCCCGGGCGAGTTCGGCCACGACACTTGGCCGCCGGAAGCTTACAAGACGGCCACCGGCCTGATGCCGTGGCCGGGCCAGTCCCTCGACGAGAAGCGAGGGATTGTCTATGTCGCCACCAAGACCGCTGAACCCGATTTCTACGGCGGGGAACGCCACGGCATGAATCTTTTCGCCAATTGCCTCGTGGCGCTGGACGCTGCCACCGGAAAACGCTTGTGGCACTTCCAAATCGTCCATCACGACCTGCTCGACAAGGATCTCCCTTGTCCGCCTGTTTTGCTGACCGTGACGCATCGCGGCCGGAAAATCGACGCGGTGGCTCAAGGAACGAAACACGGCCTGCTCTTTGTTTTCAATCGCGTGACAGGAGAACCGCTTTGGCCTGTCGAGGAACGCGCGGTGCCGCAGTCCACGCTTCGTGGCGAGCAGTCCTGGCCGACCCAGCCGTTCCCGACCATGCCCCCTCCGCTCATGCGGCAGCAATACACGGAGGCCGAGGTGTCGAATATCTCGCCTGAGACCGAAATCATGACGCGCGATCGGATTCGGGCTTCGCCGAATTTTGGACCGTTCCCGGCGCCGAGTCTGAACGAGACCATCATGTTTCCTGGTTTCGACGGCGGCATGGAATGGGGCGGCGGGGCGGCGGACCCTGAGGGCAACTACTACGTCAACATCAATGAAATGCCCTGGATCCTGCAAATGGTCGAAACCCGGCATGCGGATGGATCTCCGCTGGCACGCGGGGAGCGGGAATACATGCTTTATTGTGCGGCCTGTCATGGGCTGGACAAGACGGGCAATCTGGCAGGTGGTTTCCCGCCGCTCATCGATGTGATCAAGCGACGCCCTCGCGATCAAATCGCCTTGATCACCAAACAGGGCGCCGGGCGCATGCCTGCGTTCGATATGATCCCGGAATTGCAGCGTGAAGCGATTCTCGATTACGTCCTCGGCGAATCGCCCGCCCCGGCGCCTCAAGGTGCCGAAGCGGCGGCGGCCGCGAAGAAGAAAGGTCCGGAGTACGCCTTCGGCGGTTTTCGTCGCTGGCTTGATCCCAGTGGATATCCCGCGATTCGACCGCCGTGGGGGACCTTGAATGCCGTGGACCTGAATACCGGCCAGATCAAATGGAAGGTGCCGCTGGGCGAGTACCGCGAACTCACCGCGCGTGGCATTCCGCCCACGGGCACGGAAAACTACGGGGGTCCCGTCGTCACCGCGGGTGGGCTCCTGTTCATCGGAGCCAGCGCCGACGAAACCATGCGTGCCTTTGATACCAGAACAGGAAACGTTCTCTGGCAGGCGTCACTGCCGTTTAGTGGCAACGCCACGCCGAGCACTTACATGGTCCAAGGACGCCAGTTTGTCGTGATTTCAGCGGGTGGCGGCAAATCAGGACGGCCGGCTGGCGGTCATCTCGTGGCCTTTGCCCTGCCGGAGCCGTTGACTCGACCTTAG